The genome window GCTCAGTGTGGCATGTCAGGCTCGGAGCTGTGTCTTTGTCTCTGGCATTAGTGCTGGGAAATCTCCATCTCTGCTGATTGCTCTTCCAGCAGACCAGCAGACCCTGACAAAGCAAACTGTTGTGACTGAACTGGCTGCCAAGGGCAGGAATGtctggatatgtgtgtgtgtgtgtgtgtgtgtgtgtgtgagagagagagaacatgtgTCAAGCATAAAAACAGCGTTAAAGCCTCTGTTTATTCATGGTTTTAATGCAGGCTGTGGTAGTCCTGTCAGCAGACACCTGATTGGTGCCACACAGACTGCAGGGCATTGTGCCCGGCCCCGATACTTAGTAAAAATATAAAGACCTCATTACTTTCGGTGCATCTGTGCTCAGTACAGCAGTGCTGTGTAATATAATGTTGTTAATCTTGTGCAGGACGTGGATAAGGCTGCTCTTGCTCGAGTGGATCTGGAGAGGAAGGTGGAGTCTCTTCACGATGAACTCGCCTTCCTAAAAAAGCTCCATGATGAGGTGAGACACACTGCTACAGCTTCCATTTCCTGAAACAAAGCTCCTTTTTAAAAGGCATTTAATGACCACCACACTCTCAACTAGTGACTGATTAATCACAACCAATATTTGCCCATTTCACGACAATTAACTAAATCTGCACGGTCAGTTCAGAAGTGTTCGTTTTAAACTGAACTGACAGCAACAGTCTGATAATTGACCCTAAGTGCAGGAAATCAGTCTAAGATATTTATGGGAAAACCTTTTTGAAACCTTTTTGcactttaagaaaatgtaaatttagcCATTGaactgaattacatttttatgatttcaaaaatatttattaaatataatgtaaaattgcATACAATTTTCAAAGGTTTCTTTATCTTATTTTGTAAAACTGTATCatgtaaattaatgaaataaaatataatattaaaataagtttttattcatttgattattataaaagtaaaatgGTGCAACAAATTCACAAATATATTTCTCTTGTAATCATAAATCATTaagtatatatacatttcttacaattattataatgaaataaaaatgttatgatgTATGATTTCACAATGTTCTTCAGCTTATCACTgatttgtgtatatatacaattACTTCATTactaataatttgtattaatttaatatttagtgtAAGTATAACTTACACTTATAAAactattatgtatataaaactatttaattaggattattattataataaaattatgatttttattattaatttaattacaagtGTAGGTATAAAATCATGCAAAATGTTCATTTGCAAAcataaaactgtattatttaaatctaattaatattaatattataataaaatacattattattgtttgtttattatatatgaatcaattattattatttattatcatataATTTATGTTCctaacaaaaagtttttttttgggaCATAATTGCGTACTAAATAAGTTACTGTTTCAAAGGTTCATACTTGTCATACAAATGTAAATTCCAGaggtaaataataaacaataaatgtttaaagGAGCAGTCAAAAATATAACTGGTACCAAATGACAAAACCATCTGTGCTGcttaaactgcataaaaacaCCCTAGCATTTCGACTATTAAAAGAAATCAGTATTTAGCTCTATTTTTATgacaacacaagaaaaaaaatatatatatgacagaTGCTATTCAGAAAGCACTACAGGGgaatctctctgtctgtctgtcggtctgtagGAGCTGGCTGAGCTGCAGGCACAGATCCAGGACCAGCAGGTGCAGGTGGATATGGACATAGCCAAACCTGATCTGACAGCTGCTCTGAGAGACGTCCGACTGCAGTACGAGaacctggcaaccaaaaacatcCGGGAGTCAGAGGATTTGTACAAATCCAAGGTATTTAACATGAGCCTTTTCACCGGGGCTTTCCTCTGTTTATCAACATTAATCTTCCTCTTTGGGATCTTTCTTGATCCTAAAGTTTTCAGATGAGCGTCTTCTGCTTTTTGAGTTTTACCTCTGTCTACCACCTCTTCCTTTGCTAACATGTGTCTTCCTTCACTGTCAGTTCACTGACCTGACGGAAGCAGCTAACAAGAGTAATGAAGCTCTGCGATTGGCCAAGCAGGAGTCCAATGATTACAGACGTCAGGTGCAGGCGCTTACTTGTGAGGTGGACGCGCTCAAGGGAACAGTAAGCATCTTGCATTTACCTGTTAGACTTATTCCTTGGCCAGAAATGTGATGACTGTGACTGTAACAACAAATCTCAGTACTTAGAGGGGTCATAGAGTTTTCTTCAAATGCTTGTGCCGTTAAACCATGGGTTATTAGTTCTCTGCAAAAATATGCTGTACCATGATAGCAGTTGacttatgaatatgaataatgaATTGTCTTGTGCTCAGACAAATTCTATAATGAAATACAATGCAACAAacactatttatttgtttgtgtttgtgtgtgtgcgctcatGTAATTTTAAACGTATTGCTGGTTCACCTGgtaaaattcatatatatatatatatatatatatatatatatatatatatatatatatgtatatgtgtgtgtgtgtgtgtgtgtgtgttcattttctgaataataataataaattattattataatttcaaatatatatatatatatatatatatatatatatatatatatatatatataaatatatttgaaattatatatataaatatatatataaatatggtttAGGAacattaactatttaattttattctggTTTGTGACATGTTTATAGACATTATCTAGTACAAAGTTTAcctattaaaatgtgttaatttactttttttgttattttatttaactttaatttaatattgtatataaatataaatctatctGTAATGTAAATGATGCAGAATGAGTCTCTGGAGCGTCAGATGAGGGAGATGGAGGAGAACTTTGCAATGGAGTCGTCGAGTTCCCAGGATAAAATCGTTCAACTGGAGGAGGACACACAGAACATGAAAGACGAGATGGCAAAACATCTGCATGAGTATCAGGATCTGCTCAATGTCAAGATGGCCCTGGACATCGAGATCGCCACCTACAGGAAACTTCTAGAGGGGGAGGAGAGCAGGTGAACACTGGTTTATTTCAGGTTGAAACAGCACATATTATGTCTTATAAAGTAATTATACACTTAATTCTCTTGGATGTAGAATTTCAACCCCTCTTCCAAACTTCTCCTCCTTTAATCTGAGAGGTAAGAAATCATGTCACCAATAAATATCATAATGAAACATATACAAATGTCTGTGCAGTTTAACTGAAGATACTCTTTTTCACAGAAACAATGCTTGAGTTGAAGCCAACTATTGAAAGTACATTTACTAAGAAAGTTCTTATTAAGACCATCGAGACCAGAGATGGACAGGTATGTGTGTGACTTATCACAGTATATTAGTACATCACTTCTTATGCAAGGGTTTTAAAGTGATAAGTGCTTACTCTGTGTATCTCACAAAAACAGGGCCTGGTCAGTGaagttaaatgaagaaaaacattttttttattttttattttaagtacttttttttgcattgacattgtcattattctttcattattttagaCAAAATGAGTTCCGccatgttttgtaattatttgatttatattttaataattcacatTAAATGTATCTCTGTTAATCTCTCAGAACAATACAAAATTCAGTTTTGTAAACTTGAAGTTCTACAATGAACCTGAAGTCAGTGATTTAATTCGGGTCTCTCATGAATTAACACTTCCACTCTTCTCTTCCATTAAGGTGCTCAATGAGTCCACTCAGAACCATGATGACCTGGAGTGATGAAGGAAATCAACCACTGCACGCAACAAAAAAGCAGCACCATCCCGATTATACAAACAACTCACAATAACCTGCTTCAAAGTGCCTTTCTATCTGCACAGAAAATAGCGTTTGAGCCTGTAGGGGAAGTGTAGTGATAGCACTCAAGCACAGAAACAGCATGACCTTTATCATACTGTGAATCTTTTTATTGTCTGAACCTGCGTTTATTGTCCACATAGCTTTTTTGAGACAACATAATTTTCTTTAAGCAAAATGCTCCAATAAAACAATCAAAGAAGAGTTCGTATTGATAAAGAACCTCATTCTTTGTTTGAATGTTCTTCCATGCATgggctattattattatggttaatttgctaaaacaaattatttttaagtaaaactgTAAAAGCCTTAACaaaaatccagattttttttttttaaatatgattccATTTTTAGCTGATTTTTAATTGATTCTCTGTTCTGTTAGGCTCATGGATTGGTTTAAAACTTTGACAGAAATTCCAACAGGACTCCTGTATAAATGCCTCAGTATATtggataaatgagaaaaaaataataaatgaagtttTGAGCTGAAAAATATTTGTGTGAATTAGCAGAGAATATATATCTCTTGAGTCTTTTAATACTCCCTGCTCTTGGGTTTGAAGCCCATCATTGCCATCTTGTGGACCAGAAGATAGATGCATTCTCAAGTTTAAGTCTGAGTTTTAATGGATCCTTTTCTAAATAAGGTGCTTCTCTCAGTGTGGAACATCCGTGTCCTCTCTTAGTGGTTCATGTGGGACATGCTTGTCATGTTTGTTCCAGTGATGGAGATATATACTCCCTGGACACAAGTGTTCAAGTTCCTGTTCACTCCCAGGAAAGTACACCGAGAGCTCATGTGTTTGGTGTCATAACCCACCGGCATTTATAAAGCAATAGCTCAGAAGTGAAAATCACTTGCCATACCAAATGCACATAACTGCCTTTCTTCTGTTTAACACAAAAGGAGCATTTTTGAAGAATGTCCATGCTACTTATTAATTCAGGGAGAGAAGAATGGTTAAATGGCTCTCAAGCTCTATAAAGGATGAAAAAGTATAATTTAAGTAGTCCATACTCATCCACTACATGTTGAGTGTGATGGACAAACTGAATTTTAAGTCGCTATTTTCTACAATCTTTCCATTTGTCAGTTATCAAATCTCATTTACTCTCATTTGCACATATTGCACCAATGTTCAGTGTCAGTTATTTCAGACAACATACTCATGCATCCTCTGGCAAGTTAAATCAAAAATTGTTTTCAAAAACTgcttataaataaatgcagcaacaAGCTGCCAGCTTTTCACACCAGTTTAAGGTGGTCAGCATGGTTAGGAAAATGTTGGTTAGCTAGCCACTGTTTAGTAGGTTAAATGGAGCTAGTATAATGACGAACTTAGGGTAGCTATCAAGCTGGATTTGGAATGAGAAAGCAAACAGAGAAACTTCCTATGTCATGAAATGACGAcagaattgtatatatatattttaaccctTATTACTTGATCATGCAgatcagagaaatacattttggtaaaagcaaaactttaaacaaaactaaaataaagcatAACGTGTAATAATAGTGACGATTTTACCAAAACAATTCATACCAAAATGATTATTgtgaactgattttttttctaatttgtccattgtgaatatatatttttaagattttgtgTATAAACAAAAGTGTAAATACTGAACTAAATGGAGAATGTTGCTTTCGAATGACGAACCCAGATTTATAcacattatataattttaattgcgAATGTAATTGTATGTATTCGTAGCTCGCCAGAGTCGGATTTCATTAATGTGATACACTTGACAGACTAATTACAGATGTTTGTTTTCAACGCTCGCGACCCCAGAGACTCGTGTTTTCTAACTAACTTTATTCGTGTGACGAGCGCGCGCGCATCTCCCGGGAAAGCGCACAGGAGATTTCCGCAGGTTTTCACCGCGTCTAGTTGACAAAATGACACTCAGATAGAACGAACCGAATGCGAGGAAGGTGGATCAGATCCGCGCATTCTGAACGCTCAAAGGACACGGTTTGCTTAGTATCGTAGTTTAATGAGCACGCGACAGCGATGACAGAACCTGAATCCAAGTCATGGAGCGCGTAACTGTGTTTCCGGAGCAGACGTCCAGTCAGCTCAAGGGTTTGTTTGGCAGAGATGGGCTCAGTGACCTCAGCTTTCACCAAGTCTCGCAACACTCTGGTCAAAGTGGGTTTGGAGCCGCAGAAAGAGCCGGACGGGAAAGCGCGGAGTGGGTCTCGTGTGATCGAAAAGCAAACTAGCAAACAACCGCTGGCTCGGAAAACAACCGGCAGCTGCAGAGCAAACACACCGCAAACCCCTACCTCTGCAACAGGTGAGCTTCTGTCAGGAGACATATTCTTATGCGAGTGGATTAAAGCATATCAAGATGAAACTGCTTGTTTTGTTTATGTAGCTACAGTAGCcccaaaaaatctttaaaaaaaaggctgaatttaaaaaaaaatagcctgtGACAATATTAATGGTCAAGAAGCGAGTTCTTCATCATCTGCAATGCAAATTCTGACACAATTTACAATTTACAGACACTTGTGTGTCAAGGTCATTAAGTTTTTGACTTTTGAACTCTTtatgaaaaagtatgttttggaAAAGCATGGGTAATCCTAGGAAAATGTGTGGACATTCATGACTCAACATTTCCTGattcatgttttctttcttttttttcttttaaataataattaagttatGATTggctatttcatttaaatttttaacatatttttaagaGAGCTGAAGTGTTAAGATACTCTTTTGGGGTTCACTTATTAATCTGCCTCTAATAGGTAATTGTGGAATTTCAGCACATGCCTTCATGAGACGGGTGGGAAACAGGTGTCTGCTCATTTTGGGTCAAAAACGGGGGGTGATAGCGGCCATTTATCTGCACATTAGAGAGTTCAGGCACTTCTGCGGAACAGATGAGAAAAACGCTTCATAATGGGATGATCAATGATGCGCCGCTGCGATTCCTTTGAAGGGTCCAGATCCGTGTTTTTATGTTTGAACTCTTTGATGTTGGAATAACAGCCCTCATGATGCTTTATATAGCACAAGTGTGTTTCAGAGATGGATTTTTACATAAATCTAAAATGGACATAACCATGCAagctttattttaatgatttgaaAATGCTAGATAAACTTTTATTaagtacatttattaaatacaatatctttcaaaaacttgatttttatgtttttgaaataagtctcttatgctcacaaatgctgtatttatttgatcaaaaaaatacagtaaaaacagtagtattgtgaaatattattacaatttaaaataaatgttttctatgtgaatgttttaaaatgtaatttattcctgtgatcaaagttgaatttacagcatcattactccagtcttcagtgtcacatgatccttaagaaatctcTGTAACATGCTGATTTTTACTGCAGATCAATTTACAAACAAAGGCACCATTTAatgcaggattttcagaaagtTTTAAACTAAAAGTCATTGCTGTGCTGACACTGATGTCTCGCCACACAAGTGTGTGTTTCGAGTACATGATCACTATTGCTTTGTTTGATATTACAGATAGTTTGATATGTactgaatatgcatttttaattttaaatgacagCAGCGTCCATCTATGAAggatgtaggctgtcaaacatacacaactgttagccaatcatagcagtgggtgtTTACTTCTGAGTCTACAATCAAAagaggacagaaaatagcctattacttctaaattatgatgttGTTTTGATGTAAAGATTTTGATAACGTTATAAGTGGACATCAGAGAATagtacaaaataatgaaaaatggcagttcatgacccctttaaaggaaaAAGCAACCCTCAAGGGTGACTAAAATATCACCTGTAGCTCTATGTTTCCTGGTTACCATGAAGCAGCGACAGTAGTCTCCCGCTGAGGTCCCTGTTGGACCCGGCGCGGAGTTGTTCgggtttttttccccctctacaGCGTATCATCTCTAGAGAGTCACAGGCTAGGAAGACACAACCAACACAGTGACTGAATGTTACATTTGGATCAAATCAATACACCAGTACCTGTGTTTTATACTGTAAGGTGTAGGCAGTGTTGTGAGGAGTCAGAGTccgaaatgtaaaataaaatcaatacatgaAAGGTGCTTTGGAGcctttttataatttcttcacTTTATAGTTATCAGAATGTTCTTCAGTTGATTCTTTTAAGAATGGTTCACTTAGATTATCTTTGGGGAACCAAAtatggttcttctatggtatcGCAGCAGACCCTCCTTGTTTTTAGTAGTTGTGAAGCCTGTCACGTGTTTTAACACGAGCAAACTGTGGTAAAATGCTCATAAAgcgactctcagagcagttctagagattatgttcatgtactcatatattgaggcAGCAGAGGCTGAAAACACATCGAGGGTCACACGTACTTCAATATGTGTgtagtaaaataattaataatccaaaatttggcaaattccatgacattcCGTGTTATTCAGTGAATTCCATTTTATTCTGCAATTCTGTCTGCATTttctgcatcacagaaatcatgAGGCCCTACAGATATAGGATGTGTCTCATTCAGCTCCCTGTTTCTGTTGTTGGTGTACTACAAATAGATTTGTCAATTCTAGGGCTGTCTCAAGTTAAAATCACAATGTTGTTGATAAATACCAGTGATGTTTTAATTTATGTTGCATGAAATTGAGTTATCAGTTACATGACATGTACCAATATTTAAGTGCATAGTTCCTCATTCTTTGTTGAGCTGCTTTCCTGCTTATTTAGTTGGGTTAGTGAGTCAGGACCCTTGCTGGCTGATTTATGTTCCATggctattataaaaaaaactaaactgaaaatgaaagtgacgtgaagTGTGGCCAAGTGTGGTGTCCCATGCTTGGAATTTCTGCTCTACAtttcacccatccaagtgcacacacaccatgaacataAACCAGGAgctgtgggcagccattttttgctgcttgctcaagggtctcacaaTTAATTATGGTTTAAATAGTCATTTTGTAATTGACAGTTACGAATACGAATGTGTGAGTGTAATATAAGCAACTCTTATTGATCTAACTATAGCCAGCTATAGGCTATTAaaggggattttttaaaatcacttGGTCATTTTAATATACAGACGTGATTTCAGCATATTTCCGCTTTGTCGGTGACATCACCTCGACAggccatagacatataaatacctagatgcctcattggccgctttgaTCCGTTGCCGCGATACGTCAACGcgtccgccatgttagtgagggcaagactgccttaaaacaaatgaaagttaACGGGGGAGCTGcagtttttactgaataaaaacaccaTAACATTCTCACTTACCAACCaatttcagaggttaaaaaacatttaaaaaaaactttgcctccagttgTTTAGTAaggtttattaaaattattaattgaaagctcacatttgtctcacttgaTGATTTCGTTAATTTTTTCGGTTtacaaatctgttaatt of Carassius gibelio isolate Cgi1373 ecotype wild population from Czech Republic chromosome A2, carGib1.2-hapl.c, whole genome shotgun sequence contains these proteins:
- the LOC127936189 gene encoding vimentin A2, producing MMSTSSYRKRFGDVSRSSAFSHVSSRQSSSSVRSRVSLGVSSAPVIYASKSSRVRNSAAMPRLTSEILDFNLSDALNTEFKANRLNEKAQMQSLNDRFASYIEKVRFLEQQNRILCAELEQLRGQGSSRITDLYEDEMRELRRQVDQLTTEKARVEVARDNLAEDFERLREKLQDEILQREDAENNTKSYRQDVDKAALARVDLERKVESLHDELAFLKKLHDEELAELQAQIQDQQVQVDMDIAKPDLTAALRDVRLQYENLATKNIRESEDLYKSKFTDLTEAANKSNEALRLAKQESNDYRRQVQALTCEVDALKGTNESLERQMREMEENFAMESSSSQDKIVQLEEDTQNMKDEMAKHLHEYQDLLNVKMALDIEIATYRKLLEGEESRISTPLPNFSSFNLRETMLELKPTIESTFTKKVLIKTIETRDGQVLNESTQNHDDLE